A window of SAR202 cluster bacterium contains these coding sequences:
- a CDS encoding chromosome partitioning protein encodes MIVAVIGEKGGTGKTTFSTNLAGLRAVAGRDVLVVDADRQGSASYWAEARGGKGLKPVTCVQKFGEGLARAVRDMSRRYEDIVIDIGAGDSKEIEGALRVADRAIIPVQPTGLDVWTLGLLDDRIAEAKVANDGLKAWVVINRASSNPKDGDTKQAHTAISQCENIKVADFVVRDRVSFKRAVPEGMVVSEYRPADNKAVEEMDKLYKIVFGEENGSHGS; translated from the coding sequence ATGATAGTTGCAGTGATTGGAGAGAAGGGCGGAACGGGAAAGACCACGTTCTCTACCAACCTGGCCGGGCTCAGGGCGGTGGCCGGCAGGGACGTGCTGGTGGTGGACGCGGACAGGCAGGGCAGCGCCAGCTACTGGGCGGAAGCCAGGGGAGGGAAGGGGCTCAAGCCGGTGACATGCGTCCAGAAGTTCGGTGAGGGCCTCGCACGGGCGGTCCGAGACATGTCCCGCCGTTACGAGGACATAGTCATAGATATTGGCGCGGGCGATAGCAAGGAGATCGAAGGCGCCCTGCGCGTGGCCGACCGCGCGATCATCCCCGTGCAGCCCACCGGACTGGACGTGTGGACGCTCGGCCTGCTGGACGACCGCATCGCCGAGGCAAAGGTGGCCAACGACGGCCTCAAGGCATGGGTGGTCATCAACAGGGCCTCGTCGAACCCCAAGGACGGCGATACAAAGCAGGCGCATACCGCAATCTCACAGTGCGAGAACATAAAGGTCGCGGACTTCGTAGTGCGCGACAGGGTCTCCTTCAAGCGCGCGGTCCCGGAGGGTATGGTCGTAAGCGAGTACCGGCCCGCGGACAACAAGGCAGTGGAGGAGATGGACAAACTCTACAAGATCGTCTTCGGAGAGGAGAACGGCTCACATGGAAGTTAG
- a CDS encoding DUF2007 domain-containing protein yields MPDKLVTLARFSYVAEANLAKSRLDAEGIPAFVADEHMATLNYAQAVGGIKLMVQETDMEEASHLLGLPSEGSPAPSDTSFASPHRSPLSLYIWGLVEVIVLVLIISQFVTRP; encoded by the coding sequence ATGCCCGACAAGCTGGTCACACTAGCCCGGTTCTCATACGTCGCCGAGGCCAACCTGGCAAAGAGCAGGCTGGATGCGGAGGGCATCCCCGCGTTCGTCGCTGACGAGCATATGGCGACCCTTAACTACGCGCAGGCCGTTGGCGGAATCAAGCTCATGGTCCAGGAGACGGATATGGAAGAGGCGAGTCATCTGCTTGGCCTGCCTTCCGAGGGCTCTCCTGCCCCCTCCGATACCTCCTTTGCCTCCCCACACAGGAGCCCACTCAGCCTCTACATTTGGGGACTGGTTGAGGTGATAGTCCTTGTGCTTATTATCTCCCAGTTCGTCACGCGGCCGTAG
- a CDS encoding MFS transporter yields MKEQAAGAPAGEGGAGRPAGPGATAEFVSLPRRQVLLTMGGLMLALFLAALDQTVVGTAMPRIVGDLGGFDKFTWITSAYIVASTTVVPIVGRLSDLYGRKLFYILAIVIFLVTSVLAGFSQTMNQLIFFRALQGIGGGAIMALAFVSIGDLFPPAERGKYQGIISAVFGLSSVIGPTLGGFITDNISWHWVFFINLPLGIPIVALFVKYFPSSHISARKAPLDIPGVVLLILSIVPVMLGLSMGGVQYEWSSPIVIGLVAISAVAVVLFIIVESRAKDPIMPLGIYKNPVVSLSLLIMFCVGFGMFGGIVFVPLYFQGVLGASATSSGSFLTPMMLGVVFGAALSGQALSRFGGRYRLQGLVGLSIMATGIFLLSRMTPDTSYGLAVLNIILMGFGMGTTFPTFTIAVQNAVPHSFLGVATSATQFYRSIGGSLGLAILGAYMTNRFTAHLADTLSPAVREAVPAEQISEIAGNPQAMVGGNALAALQERFAGAGPQGAELAQQMLTGLRLGLSHAISDVFTVSLATVVVGLFLTYFIKEVPLRGRGPVSGGHAEI; encoded by the coding sequence ATGAAGGAGCAAGCGGCAGGGGCCCCGGCGGGCGAGGGCGGCGCGGGGCGGCCGGCGGGTCCCGGGGCGACGGCGGAGTTCGTTTCACTGCCCAGGAGGCAGGTCCTCCTGACAATGGGCGGCCTGATGCTGGCCCTGTTCCTCGCGGCGCTGGACCAGACGGTGGTGGGCACGGCGATGCCGAGAATCGTTGGCGACCTTGGCGGCTTCGACAAGTTCACGTGGATCACAAGCGCCTATATCGTCGCCTCGACGACCGTCGTGCCGATCGTCGGCCGCCTGTCCGACCTGTACGGCCGGAAGCTCTTCTACATCCTTGCGATAGTCATATTCCTGGTGACATCGGTGCTGGCCGGGTTCAGTCAAACGATGAACCAGCTTATCTTCTTCCGCGCGCTGCAGGGTATCGGCGGCGGCGCAATCATGGCGCTCGCATTTGTGTCGATCGGCGACCTCTTCCCCCCTGCCGAGCGCGGCAAGTACCAGGGAATCATCTCCGCCGTATTCGGCCTTTCGTCAGTCATCGGCCCCACGCTGGGCGGCTTCATCACAGACAACATCTCGTGGCACTGGGTCTTCTTCATCAACCTGCCGCTAGGCATCCCGATAGTCGCTCTCTTCGTGAAGTACTTCCCGTCGTCTCACATTTCGGCGCGCAAGGCCCCGCTGGACATCCCTGGGGTGGTCCTGCTCATTCTTTCGATAGTGCCGGTAATGCTTGGCCTGTCGATGGGCGGCGTGCAGTACGAGTGGAGCTCGCCGATAGTGATCGGCCTCGTGGCCATTTCCGCGGTTGCGGTAGTGCTCTTCATAATCGTCGAGTCCAGGGCCAAAGACCCGATCATGCCGCTGGGCATCTACAAGAACCCCGTTGTGAGCCTGTCGCTGCTGATAATGTTCTGCGTCGGATTCGGTATGTTCGGCGGCATCGTGTTCGTGCCGCTGTATTTCCAGGGCGTCCTGGGCGCATCTGCCACCAGCAGCGGCAGCTTCCTTACGCCGATGATGCTTGGCGTGGTGTTCGGCGCCGCGCTCTCCGGGCAGGCCCTCTCCCGCTTCGGCGGGCGGTACCGCCTCCAGGGTCTCGTGGGCCTCTCGATAATGGCCACCGGCATCTTCCTGCTCTCCAGGATGACCCCGGACACGAGCTATGGCCTGGCAGTGCTCAATATCATTCTGATGGGGTTTGGGATGGGCACGACCTTCCCCACGTTCACGATCGCCGTGCAGAACGCGGTGCCGCACAGCTTCCTTGGCGTGGCGACTTCAGCTACCCAGTTCTACCGGTCAATCGGCGGATCGCTGGGGCTGGCGATTCTTGGCGCGTACATGACCAACCGCTTTACGGCGCACCTGGCCGATACGCTCTCTCCGGCGGTAAGGGAGGCGGTCCCGGCCGAGCAGATAAGCGAGATTGCGGGCAACCCGCAGGCGATGGTGGGCGGCAACGCGCTGGCGGCCCTGCAGGAGCGGTTCGCCGGTGCAGGCCCGCAAGGGGCAGAGCTTGCGCAGCAGATGCTCACCGGCCTGCGACTCGGCCTCTCTCACGCCATCTCGGACGTGTTCACGGTGAGCCTTGCGACAGTGGTGGTAGGTCTCTTCCTCACGTACTTCATCAAAGAGGTCCCATTGCGAGGCCGCGGCCCGGTCTCCGGCGGCCACGCCGAGATTTAG
- a CDS encoding PDZ domain-containing protein: MGASGFVWSADGVIVTAHHVLERDENVSVGLPDGSSVDAKLVGRDPSTDLAVLRVQGGLAAPGLIEPEGLKVGNIVLALGRPGKTVQATLGVVSALGQGWSTRAGGKIDRYLQTDVVMYPGFSGGPLVEASGRIAGLNSSSLSRGVTVSVPVPTIRRVVETLLAHGRVRRAYLGVGAQIARLPVALEKKTGQETGLLVLTVEPGSGAEKAGLMMGDTILALNGRPLRNLDDLLSQLTGESVGSTVPVKVVRGGDLREVKVTVGERQ, translated from the coding sequence ATGGGCGCAAGCGGGTTCGTGTGGTCGGCGGACGGCGTGATCGTCACGGCCCACCACGTGCTTGAGCGCGACGAGAATGTCTCGGTGGGCCTGCCGGACGGCAGCTCGGTGGACGCGAAGCTGGTGGGCCGCGATCCTTCCACGGACCTCGCCGTGCTGCGCGTGCAGGGAGGCCTGGCGGCGCCGGGTCTGATTGAGCCGGAGGGGTTGAAGGTGGGGAATATTGTGCTCGCGCTCGGGCGGCCGGGGAAGACGGTGCAGGCGACGCTCGGGGTCGTGAGCGCTCTTGGGCAGGGCTGGAGCACCCGCGCCGGCGGGAAGATCGACCGGTACCTCCAGACGGACGTTGTGATGTACCCGGGCTTCTCCGGCGGGCCGCTGGTGGAAGCATCCGGCCGCATTGCGGGGCTGAACTCCTCGTCGCTCTCGCGCGGGGTGACGGTGTCGGTCCCTGTGCCTACCATCCGGCGTGTCGTCGAGACGCTGCTGGCGCACGGGAGGGTGCGCAGGGCGTACCTGGGCGTCGGCGCGCAGATAGCGCGACTGCCGGTGGCGCTGGAGAAGAAGACGGGCCAGGAGACCGGCCTGCTCGTGCTCACGGTTGAGCCGGGCAGCGGCGCGGAAAAGGCCGGCCTGATGATGGGCGATACGATTCTGGCGCTGAACGGCCGCCCCCTGCGCAATCTTGATGACCTGCTATCCCAGCTTACGGGCGAGTCCGTGGGCTCGACGGTCCCGGTCAAAGTCGTCCGCGGCGGCGACCTCCGCGAGGTGAAGGTGACGGTGGGAGAGAGGCAGTAA
- a CDS encoding response regulator transcription factor: MPPAGDTDVRVLVIADDHLARAGLAALLAEMAGVRVIGQLSGAEYVTVKTDVFAADASVWDLGWSTPSGVESLAAASGRSLPVVAPLPDDTHAADAWHPGARGLLLRDADSPTLLRAITAVAQGLAVFDLALSPAFSSSTRSDDRSGPVAVDLTPREKQVLLLMAEGLSNKAIASRISISEHTVKFHINAILSKLSAQSRTEAVTLATRMGLITL, translated from the coding sequence ATGCCGCCTGCGGGTGATACCGATGTCAGGGTGCTGGTGATTGCCGACGACCACCTGGCGCGGGCCGGGCTGGCTGCGCTGCTGGCCGAGATGGCGGGCGTGCGGGTGATTGGCCAGCTCTCGGGCGCGGAGTACGTGACGGTGAAAACCGACGTGTTCGCGGCGGACGCGTCGGTGTGGGACCTGGGATGGAGCACCCCATCCGGCGTCGAGAGTCTCGCGGCGGCCTCGGGCAGGTCGCTGCCGGTGGTGGCGCCCCTCCCGGACGATACGCACGCCGCCGATGCGTGGCACCCGGGCGCGCGCGGCCTGCTGCTGCGCGACGCGGACTCCCCTACCCTGCTGCGCGCTATCACTGCCGTTGCGCAGGGACTCGCAGTCTTCGACCTTGCCCTGTCTCCGGCCTTTTCTTCTTCCACTCGCTCCGACGACCGCTCCGGGCCCGTCGCGGTGGACCTCACTCCCCGCGAGAAGCAGGTGCTCCTCCTCATGGCCGAAGGCCTCTCCAACAAGGCCATTGCCTCGCGCATCTCCATCAGCGAGCACACGGTCAAGTTCCACATCAACGCTATTCTCAGCAAGCTGTCCGCGCAAAGCCGCACCGAGGCGGTCACCCTGGCCACTCGGATGGGCCTCATTACCCTGTGA
- a CDS encoding phospholipase codes for MGLFPLRLIPRFGKLAQYLPSILKDFGIYEGNRFQEAIGKYLAKKGEKVFGDLIIPGLEADPKYRYKLRVIASDVTAGRMLILPDDIAEFGIDPDELSIAFALRMSMSIPFFFEPARLYNPKTKLTHVIVDGGILSNYPVWLFDVPPGQSPEWPTFGFNLYEPQPDGPADPFRHAPHAITSPIGLVTALWDATFSYSDQRYISKRHWARTIAIDAKGIGSTNFNLTEFQKNTLLDSGRAAARSFLKDWDFEEYVRTWRSSP; via the coding sequence ATCGGCCTCTTCCCCCTGCGCCTCATCCCGCGCTTCGGCAAGCTCGCGCAGTACCTCCCCAGCATCCTCAAGGACTTCGGGATATACGAGGGCAACCGCTTCCAGGAGGCGATCGGCAAATACCTCGCAAAGAAGGGCGAGAAGGTGTTCGGCGACCTTATCATCCCCGGGCTGGAGGCGGACCCGAAGTACCGCTACAAGCTGCGCGTCATCGCGTCGGACGTCACCGCCGGCCGCATGCTCATACTGCCCGACGACATCGCGGAGTTCGGCATCGATCCCGACGAGCTGTCGATCGCCTTCGCCCTCCGGATGAGCATGAGCATCCCGTTCTTCTTCGAGCCTGCGCGACTCTACAACCCGAAGACGAAGCTTACGCACGTGATCGTGGACGGCGGCATCCTCAGCAACTACCCCGTCTGGCTCTTCGACGTCCCTCCCGGCCAGTCGCCGGAGTGGCCCACCTTCGGCTTCAACCTCTACGAGCCCCAGCCCGATGGCCCCGCCGACCCGTTCCGCCACGCGCCGCACGCCATCACCAGCCCCATCGGCCTGGTCACCGCCCTCTGGGACGCCACCTTCTCGTACTCAGACCAGCGATACATCAGCAAGCGCCACTGGGCCCGCACCATCGCGATAGACGCGAAGGGCATCGGCAGTACCAACTTCAACCTCACCGAATTCCAGAAGAACACGCTGCTGGACTCCGGCCGGGCCGCCGCAAGGTCGTTCCTCAAGGACTGGGACTTCGAGGAGTACGTAAGGACGTGGAGATCATCCCCGTAA
- the lepA gene encoding elongation factor 4 translates to MTASHIRNFCIIAHIDHGKSTLADRLLEMTHAIDPREMFEQRMDAMDLERERGITIKAKAVRLKYPAKDGTKYELNLIDTPGHVDFSYEVSRSLAACEGALLVVDATQGIQAQTLANVHLAMENNLEIIPIINKIDLEASEPERVAEEVMKSFGFKRDEILFASGKTGKGVDLVLEAIVQRIPNPQGDESAPLRALIFDSKYDAYKGVVAYCRLVDGQVLPTSRVKMMTNSKVADILEIGCFVPDLKKVDRLSAGQVGYIATGFKTVGDAPVGDTITLAEGGAKEPLATYKPLKPMVFAGLYPSDGEDFGNLREALEKLRLNDASLSFQPESSLALGTGFRCGFLGLLHMDVVQERLEREYNINLLATSPSVEYKVIITGGELVEVDNPSKLPPPDRIEEIQEPWVELTVISPANFIGTIMELVTGKRGEFKKMEYIQYGLVEENAAAMTTIGQNVSKTRVMMEFTMPLSEMLFDFYDQLKSRTQGYASMDYAVAGYRSEKLVKLDILVNGDPVDALSTIVHRDSAHDRGRILASKLKDLIPRQLFEVPIQAAIGGKVVARETIRAMRKDVLAKCYGGDITRKRKLLEKQAEGKKRMKRVGRVEIPQEAFLSILRVENK, encoded by the coding sequence ATGACTGCCAGCCACATACGCAACTTCTGCATCATCGCCCACATCGACCACGGCAAATCGACTCTCGCGGACCGCCTGCTCGAAATGACGCACGCGATCGACCCGCGCGAGATGTTTGAGCAGCGCATGGACGCCATGGACCTGGAGCGCGAGCGCGGCATCACGATCAAGGCCAAGGCCGTGCGCCTCAAGTACCCGGCGAAGGATGGCACGAAGTACGAGCTCAACCTCATCGACACTCCGGGCCACGTAGACTTCTCCTATGAAGTCTCCCGCAGCCTCGCCGCCTGCGAAGGCGCTCTGCTTGTAGTGGACGCCACGCAGGGCATACAGGCGCAGACGCTCGCGAACGTGCACCTGGCGATGGAGAACAACCTCGAGATCATCCCGATCATCAACAAAATCGACCTGGAGGCCTCGGAGCCTGAGCGCGTGGCCGAAGAGGTTATGAAGAGCTTCGGCTTCAAGAGGGACGAGATCCTCTTCGCCTCCGGAAAGACCGGCAAGGGCGTGGACCTGGTGCTGGAGGCGATTGTCCAGCGAATCCCGAACCCGCAGGGCGACGAAAGCGCCCCCCTGCGCGCGCTCATATTCGACTCCAAGTACGACGCCTACAAGGGCGTGGTTGCATATTGCCGCCTTGTGGATGGGCAGGTCCTGCCCACCTCCCGCGTCAAGATGATGACGAACAGCAAGGTGGCCGACATCCTCGAAATCGGCTGCTTCGTCCCGGACCTCAAAAAGGTCGATAGGCTCAGCGCCGGACAGGTAGGCTACATCGCCACCGGCTTCAAGACCGTGGGAGACGCCCCGGTAGGCGACACGATCACTCTCGCCGAGGGCGGCGCGAAGGAGCCCCTGGCAACGTACAAGCCGCTCAAGCCGATGGTCTTCGCGGGCCTGTACCCTTCGGATGGCGAGGACTTCGGCAACCTCCGCGAGGCGCTGGAGAAGCTGCGCCTCAACGACGCCTCGCTCTCTTTCCAGCCCGAGTCGTCGCTCGCTCTCGGCACCGGCTTCCGCTGCGGCTTCCTGGGACTGCTCCACATGGACGTGGTGCAGGAGCGCCTGGAGCGCGAGTACAACATCAACCTCCTGGCCACCTCTCCGAGCGTGGAGTACAAGGTCATCATCACCGGCGGCGAGCTGGTGGAGGTGGACAACCCCTCCAAGCTCCCTCCCCCGGACCGCATCGAGGAGATCCAGGAGCCGTGGGTGGAACTCACGGTCATCTCCCCGGCCAATTTCATCGGCACCATCATGGAGCTGGTCACCGGCAAGCGCGGAGAGTTCAAGAAGATGGAGTACATCCAGTACGGCCTCGTAGAAGAGAACGCCGCCGCGATGACGACCATCGGGCAGAACGTCTCCAAGACGCGCGTCATGATGGAGTTCACGATGCCGCTCTCCGAGATGCTCTTCGACTTCTATGACCAGTTGAAGTCGCGCACGCAGGGCTACGCGTCCATGGACTACGCCGTGGCCGGCTACCGCTCCGAGAAGCTGGTGAAGCTGGACATCCTGGTAAACGGCGACCCCGTGGACGCCCTCTCCACAATCGTCCACCGCGACAGCGCGCACGATCGGGGGCGCATCCTGGCATCCAAGCTCAAGGACCTCATCCCCAGGCAGCTCTTCGAGGTGCCCATCCAGGCCGCCATCGGCGGCAAGGTAGTCGCCCGAGAGACCATCCGCGCCATGCGCAAGGACGTGCTGGCCAAGTGCTACGGCGGCGACATCACCCGCAAGCGCAAGCTCCTGGAAAAGCAGGCGGAAGGCAAGAAGCGCATGAAGCGCGTCGGCCGCGTAGAAATCCCCCAGGAAGCCTTCCTGAGCATTTTGAGAGTGGAAAACAAGTAG